From one Dermacentor variabilis isolate Ectoservices chromosome 3, ASM5094787v1, whole genome shotgun sequence genomic stretch:
- the LOC142575793 gene encoding uncharacterized protein LOC142575793 isoform X2, with product MGGILLRGSFDFPDNRYAVWLDYSNRMDLAELPKEQVRRSQYLCSDHFTGSGQAAIGI from the exons ATGGGAGGAATACTTCTGCGAGGTTCTTTCGATTTCCCAGACAACAG ATATGCtgtgtggctggattattcaaacaGGATGGACCTGGCGGAGCTTCCGAAAGAGCAAGTGCGCCGAAGCCAATACCTCTGCTCTGACCAtttcactggctccggacaggccgccattggaatatga